One window of the Peromyscus maniculatus bairdii isolate BWxNUB_F1_BW_parent chromosome 18, HU_Pman_BW_mat_3.1, whole genome shotgun sequence genome contains the following:
- the Dyrk2 gene encoding dual specificity tyrosine-phosphorylation-regulated kinase 2 isoform X1 produces the protein MLARKPSAAAPAAYPTGRGGDTAVRQLQASPGIGAGAPRSGVGTGPPSPIALPPLRASNAATAAHTIGGGGGKHTMNDHLHISSHSHGQIQVQQLFEDNSNKRTVLTTQPNGLTAVGKAGLPVVPERQLESIHRRQGSSTSLKSMEGMGKVKATPMTPEQAMKQYMQKLTAFEHHEIFSYPEIYFLGPNAKKRQGMTGGPNNGGYDDDQGSYVQVPHDHVAYRYEVLKVIGKGSFGQVVKAYDHKVHQHVALKMVRNEKRFHRQAAEEIRILEHLRKQDKDNTMNVIHMLENFTFRNHICMTFELLSMNLYELIKKNKFQGFSLPLVRKFAHSILQCLDALHKNRIIHCDLKPENILLKQQGRSSIKVIDFGSSCYEHQRVYTYIQSRFYRAPEVILGARYGMPIDMWSLGCILAELLTGYPLLPGEDEGDQLACMIELLGMPSQKLLDASKRAKNFVSSKGYPRYCTVTTLSDGSVVLNGGRSRRGKLRGPPESREWGNALKGCDDPLFLDFLKQCLEWDPAVRMTPGQALRHPWLRRRLPKPPTGEKTAVKRVTDGTGAITSISKLPPPSSSASKLRTNLAQMTDANGNIQQRTVLPKLVS, from the exons ATGTTAGCCAGGAAACCTTCGGCCGCCGCTCCTGCCGCCTACCCGACCG GCCGAGGAGGGGACACCGCCGTTCGCCAGCTTCAGGCTTCCCCGGGGATCGGCGCGGGGGCTCCCCGAAGCGGAGTGGGGACCGGCCCACCCTCTCCCATCGCCCTGCCGCCTCTCCGGGCCAGCAACGCTGCCACCGCAGCCCACACG attggcggcggcggcggtaaGCACACCATGAATGACCACCTCCACATCAGCAGCCACAGCCACGGACAGATCCAGGTTCAGCAGCTCTTCGAAGACAACAGTAACAAGAGGACAGTGCTCACGACACAGCCCAATGGGCTGACGGCCGTGGGCAAGGCCGGCTTGCCTGTGGTGCCAGAGAGGCAGCTGGAGAGCATCCACAGACGGCAGGGGAGTTCCACCTCTCTGAAGTCCATGGAAGGCATGGGGAAGGTGAAAGCCACGCCCATGACCCCCGAACAAGCGATGAAGCAATACATGCAAAAACTCACAGCCTTCGAACACCATGAGATTTTTAGCTACCCCGAAATATATTTCTTGGGTCCAAATGCGAAGAAGCGCCAAGGCATGACAGGCGGGCCCAACAACGGTGGTTACGATGATGACCAGGGGTCCTATGTGCAGGTGCCCCATGATCACGTGGCTTACAGGTACGAGGTCCTCAAGGTCATTGGGAAGGGGAGCTTTGGGCAGGTGGTCAAGGCCTATGACCACAAAGTCCACCAGCACGTGGCCCTGAAGATGGTCCGGAACGAGAAGCGCTTCCACCGGCAGGCGGCGGAGGAGATCCGGATCTTGGAGCACCTACGGAAGCAGGATAAGGACAACACCATGAACGTCATCCACATGCTGGAGAATTTTACCTTCCGCAACCACATCTGCATGACGTTCGAGCTGCTGAGCATGAACCTCTATGAGCTCATCAAGAAGAATAAGTTCCAGGGCTTCAGCCTGCCTCTGGTGCGCAAGTTTGCCCACTCGATCCTACAGTGCTTGGATGCTTTGCACAAAAACAGAATAATCCACTGTGACCTTAAGCCCGAGAACATTTTGTTAAAGCAGCAGGGGAGAAGCAGTATTAAAGTGATTGACTTTGGCTCCAGTTGTTACGAGCACCAGCGTGTCTACACGTACATCCAGTCACGCTTTTACCGGGCCCCGGAAGTGATCCTTGGGGCCAGGTACGGCATGCCCATTGATATGTGGAGCCTGGGTTGCATCCTCGCGGAACTCCTGACGGGTTATCCCCTCTTGCCTGGGGAGGATGAAGGGGACCAGCTAGCTTGTATGATTGAGCTTTTGGGCATGCCCTCCCAGAAACTCCTGGATGCGTCCAAACGAGCCAAAAATTTCGTGAGCTCCAAGGGTTATCCCCGATACTGCACTGTCACGACGCTTTCGGACGGCTCTGTGGTCCTCAATGGAGGCCGCTCCCGGAGAGGGAAACTGAGGGGTCCACCGGAGAGCAGAGAGTGGGGGAACGCACTGAAGGGATGCGATGATCCTCTTTTCCTTGACTTCTTAAAACAGTGTTTGGAGTGGGATCCCGCGGTCCGCATGACCCCGGGCCAGGCTTTGCGGCACCCTTGGCTCAGGAGGCGCTTGCCAAAGCCTCCGACCGGGGAGAAGACGGCGGTGAAGAGGGTCACGGACGGCACTGGTGCTATCACGTCCATTTCCAAGTTACCTCCACCTTCCAGCTCGGCTTCCAAGCTGAGGACTAATTTGGCACAGATGACAGATGCCAATGGGAATATTCAGCAGAGGACAGTGTTGCCAAAACTCGTTAGCTGA
- the Dyrk2 gene encoding dual specificity tyrosine-phosphorylation-regulated kinase 2 isoform X2, whose amino-acid sequence MNDHLHISSHSHGQIQVQQLFEDNSNKRTVLTTQPNGLTAVGKAGLPVVPERQLESIHRRQGSSTSLKSMEGMGKVKATPMTPEQAMKQYMQKLTAFEHHEIFSYPEIYFLGPNAKKRQGMTGGPNNGGYDDDQGSYVQVPHDHVAYRYEVLKVIGKGSFGQVVKAYDHKVHQHVALKMVRNEKRFHRQAAEEIRILEHLRKQDKDNTMNVIHMLENFTFRNHICMTFELLSMNLYELIKKNKFQGFSLPLVRKFAHSILQCLDALHKNRIIHCDLKPENILLKQQGRSSIKVIDFGSSCYEHQRVYTYIQSRFYRAPEVILGARYGMPIDMWSLGCILAELLTGYPLLPGEDEGDQLACMIELLGMPSQKLLDASKRAKNFVSSKGYPRYCTVTTLSDGSVVLNGGRSRRGKLRGPPESREWGNALKGCDDPLFLDFLKQCLEWDPAVRMTPGQALRHPWLRRRLPKPPTGEKTAVKRVTDGTGAITSISKLPPPSSSASKLRTNLAQMTDANGNIQQRTVLPKLVS is encoded by the coding sequence ATGAATGACCACCTCCACATCAGCAGCCACAGCCACGGACAGATCCAGGTTCAGCAGCTCTTCGAAGACAACAGTAACAAGAGGACAGTGCTCACGACACAGCCCAATGGGCTGACGGCCGTGGGCAAGGCCGGCTTGCCTGTGGTGCCAGAGAGGCAGCTGGAGAGCATCCACAGACGGCAGGGGAGTTCCACCTCTCTGAAGTCCATGGAAGGCATGGGGAAGGTGAAAGCCACGCCCATGACCCCCGAACAAGCGATGAAGCAATACATGCAAAAACTCACAGCCTTCGAACACCATGAGATTTTTAGCTACCCCGAAATATATTTCTTGGGTCCAAATGCGAAGAAGCGCCAAGGCATGACAGGCGGGCCCAACAACGGTGGTTACGATGATGACCAGGGGTCCTATGTGCAGGTGCCCCATGATCACGTGGCTTACAGGTACGAGGTCCTCAAGGTCATTGGGAAGGGGAGCTTTGGGCAGGTGGTCAAGGCCTATGACCACAAAGTCCACCAGCACGTGGCCCTGAAGATGGTCCGGAACGAGAAGCGCTTCCACCGGCAGGCGGCGGAGGAGATCCGGATCTTGGAGCACCTACGGAAGCAGGATAAGGACAACACCATGAACGTCATCCACATGCTGGAGAATTTTACCTTCCGCAACCACATCTGCATGACGTTCGAGCTGCTGAGCATGAACCTCTATGAGCTCATCAAGAAGAATAAGTTCCAGGGCTTCAGCCTGCCTCTGGTGCGCAAGTTTGCCCACTCGATCCTACAGTGCTTGGATGCTTTGCACAAAAACAGAATAATCCACTGTGACCTTAAGCCCGAGAACATTTTGTTAAAGCAGCAGGGGAGAAGCAGTATTAAAGTGATTGACTTTGGCTCCAGTTGTTACGAGCACCAGCGTGTCTACACGTACATCCAGTCACGCTTTTACCGGGCCCCGGAAGTGATCCTTGGGGCCAGGTACGGCATGCCCATTGATATGTGGAGCCTGGGTTGCATCCTCGCGGAACTCCTGACGGGTTATCCCCTCTTGCCTGGGGAGGATGAAGGGGACCAGCTAGCTTGTATGATTGAGCTTTTGGGCATGCCCTCCCAGAAACTCCTGGATGCGTCCAAACGAGCCAAAAATTTCGTGAGCTCCAAGGGTTATCCCCGATACTGCACTGTCACGACGCTTTCGGACGGCTCTGTGGTCCTCAATGGAGGCCGCTCCCGGAGAGGGAAACTGAGGGGTCCACCGGAGAGCAGAGAGTGGGGGAACGCACTGAAGGGATGCGATGATCCTCTTTTCCTTGACTTCTTAAAACAGTGTTTGGAGTGGGATCCCGCGGTCCGCATGACCCCGGGCCAGGCTTTGCGGCACCCTTGGCTCAGGAGGCGCTTGCCAAAGCCTCCGACCGGGGAGAAGACGGCGGTGAAGAGGGTCACGGACGGCACTGGTGCTATCACGTCCATTTCCAAGTTACCTCCACCTTCCAGCTCGGCTTCCAAGCTGAGGACTAATTTGGCACAGATGACAGATGCCAATGGGAATATTCAGCAGAGGACAGTGTTGCCAAAACTCGTTAGCTGA